The genomic DNA CTAAAATTAGCAATGCTGGAGCAGGTCGGCTATAGTGGGACCGCCGGGCCTGATGCCGGTTTGCACCTCAAAAAGTTGTCGGAAATAACTGGTAGCGATGACCCGACCGGCCGACATACCTTTTAACATCTCTTTCCCTCTTTACAAAAATGGCTTTGATGTGTTTAGAGCTTAGGTCGATGCCAACTGCTTTCATTGCAACATTTCCAGGAATGCTTCGACCCTGGTTTTCAACTGGCCGAAGTCTCCCATGCTGTAATCTGTCTCCAGTCGCATAAAAGGAATGGTGCCGATGGCCTTTTCCACCTTGTACGCCTCCATCATGTAAGGCGTACAAAACTGAAGCGCATAGTGGATCAATCCGTCGGCGTGCAGCTTTTCAGTCATTGCCTTGATATTTTCCAAACGCTCATCATTCGGGGTAAAGCAGGCGCAGTCAATTTCTAGGTAGCGGCTGGCCATCTTTTCCAGCGCCTCATCCACGCTGGAAAAGTTTTCATCCAGAAGATCCCGGAAGTTTCGCTCTCCAACACATGACTCCTCACCTACAACCACGGCACCGCTCCCTTCAATAATGGAATGGAGTTTCCAGTTGGGGATGGCCATGGGAGATCCGGATATAAGTACGCGGGGTGCACCCTTCGGGGCAATGCCGGTCCCTTGTTTTACCCGTTCTTCCAGTTCTTCGCCAAGCCGGTTGGTCATCTGGGTGAACCGGACGGGGTCGTCATAAAATGAGACCTGATTGACAAGCAGTGCGTCGAGACCGGAAATAGGCGAAGGGTCAGCCGCTCTCAATTTGCTCAGACGCTGCAGCGCCCTGCGTCTTTCGTTCACCAGTGTTG from Deltaproteobacteria bacterium includes the following:
- a CDS encoding double-cubane-cluster-containing anaerobic reductase, giving the protein MSDYTEMWKNLGLNLENHAGLLGVLTEGYKNIYLSQKGRPKGMEYFDFVISEIHGLRIKEIYEAKQSGRKVVGTFCVYVPEEIILAADGISIGLCAGAEVGTNEAEKFIPRNTCALIKAFMGFKLAGLCPYVELTDLIVGETTCDGKKKAYEIFNNITGKVYVMELPNMKNEESKKLWHSEVVRFKDATEAITGKTITLANLKKGATLVNERRRALQRLSKLRAADPSPISGLDALLVNQVSFYDDPVRFTQMTNRLGEELEERVKQGTGIAPKGAPRVLISGSPMAIPNWKLHSIIEGSGAVVVGEESCVGERNFRDLLDENFSSVDEALEKMASRYLEIDCACFTPNDERLENIKAMTEKLHADGLIHYALQFCTPYMMEAYKVEKAIGTIPFMRLETDYSMGDFGQLKTRVEAFLEMLQ